A window from Chitinophaga filiformis encodes these proteins:
- a CDS encoding helix-turn-helix domain-containing protein, whose amino-acid sequence MKIGTQIRKIRICLGIKQDELAAVLDVSQSYFSKIESNRTRIYVDDLVKIAEYTNTPVAEFFSTDNSEMPVNETARREKILQLLAEQNRYLQLLMQAQNQYKDKQEML is encoded by the coding sequence ATGAAAATTGGAACCCAGATAAGGAAAATCCGCATTTGCCTAGGTATTAAACAGGATGAACTGGCTGCAGTGCTCGATGTTTCTCAATCCTACTTTTCAAAGATCGAGAGCAACCGTACGAGAATATATGTGGACGATCTTGTGAAAATAGCAGAATATACCAATACCCCGGTCGCCGAATTTTTTAGCACTGACAACAGCGAAATGCCTGTAAATGAAACCGCCCGCAGAGAGAAGATCCTGCAATTGCTCGCAGAGCAGAACAGGTACCTGCAATTATTGATGCAGGCGCAAAATCAGTATAAAGACAAGCAGGAGATGTTATAG
- a CDS encoding FAD/NAD(P)-binding protein has translation MEKIVIIGGGLSGYLLLMSFLRFNKNGGLQIVMLEKEQVDRVGVPYATKNVHHLLNVPAGNMSAFAEMPHHFTDWLLKKGYDFDPSSFVPRTFYRDYILDTFNELMRHRPNGTNVQLLQAEAVDVDMQHKAVLLKDGALVYFDKLILATGTFASAHLPLKDTTYQQSPNYYHSAWEVNIPDRLRGDESIFIIGTGLTMTDTLISLHNAGHNGKIYALSKHGLLPAVHKTCSVYPSFGEEMEGHSTALGMFKTVRKHLQTGADWRAVIDSLRPFNQRLWASLPGSEKQAFIEHLRHWWDTARHRMPPSSADIIFPWLSEEKAIIMGGRIEEIALAEEGQFKISYRKRHTRHTQRLEAQVIINCMGPATDYNRIQHVLVKNLLRKGLLITDAMRLGVQCQEDGALVNSDGITSGCFYTIGAPAKGVLWETTAVPELRVQASNLANKLMQANIARSNYHHLTM, from the coding sequence ATGGAAAAGATCGTTATCATAGGAGGCGGGCTTAGCGGATACTTGCTGCTAATGAGCTTTCTGCGGTTCAATAAGAATGGAGGGCTACAGATAGTCATGCTTGAGAAAGAGCAGGTGGATCGCGTAGGTGTACCTTATGCTACAAAAAATGTTCATCATCTGCTTAACGTGCCTGCAGGCAATATGAGTGCTTTTGCAGAAATGCCGCATCATTTTACTGACTGGTTACTGAAGAAGGGCTATGACTTTGATCCTTCCTCATTTGTTCCGAGAACATTTTACCGGGATTATATTCTCGATACTTTCAATGAACTGATGAGGCACCGGCCCAATGGAACGAATGTGCAGTTGCTGCAGGCAGAGGCCGTGGATGTGGATATGCAGCACAAAGCTGTGCTGCTGAAAGATGGGGCACTGGTGTATTTTGATAAGCTTATCCTCGCTACGGGCACCTTTGCGTCAGCACATTTACCACTGAAGGATACCACTTACCAACAGTCGCCCAACTATTATCACTCTGCCTGGGAAGTCAATATCCCCGATCGTCTCCGCGGCGATGAAAGCATTTTTATCATCGGTACCGGCTTAACCATGACAGATACCCTGATCAGTTTGCATAATGCAGGACATAATGGAAAGATATATGCTTTGTCCAAGCATGGATTGTTGCCCGCAGTGCATAAGACGTGTAGTGTTTATCCATCATTCGGGGAAGAGATGGAAGGCCATAGCACAGCTTTGGGGATGTTTAAGACAGTCAGGAAACACCTGCAGACAGGAGCGGACTGGCGTGCAGTGATCGACTCACTGAGGCCTTTTAACCAGCGTTTATGGGCATCGCTGCCGGGTAGCGAGAAGCAGGCCTTTATCGAGCATTTACGTCACTGGTGGGATACGGCAAGGCATCGTATGCCTCCGTCCAGCGCCGACATCATCTTCCCGTGGCTATCGGAAGAGAAGGCGATTATAATGGGTGGCAGGATCGAAGAGATAGCGCTTGCGGAAGAGGGGCAGTTCAAAATTTCCTACCGGAAGAGACATACCAGGCATACGCAGCGCCTTGAAGCGCAGGTGATCATCAATTGTATGGGGCCGGCTACGGATTATAACCGGATACAACATGTACTGGTGAAGAATTTACTCCGGAAAGGCTTATTGATCACAGATGCCATGCGCCTGGGCGTTCAATGCCAGGAAGATGGTGCCCTGGTAAACAGTGATGGTATTACGTCCGGCTGTTTTTATACCATAGGCGCTCCTGCAAAGGGAGTATTATGGGAAACGACTGCAGTGCCCGAATTACGCGTACAGGCGTCAAACCTGGCAAATAAGCTGATGCAAGCTAACATAGCGCGATCAAACTATCATCATTTAACAATGTGA
- the cysC gene encoding adenylyl-sulfate kinase, translating into MKKEGFTIWLTGYSGAGKTTISEKLIEELKGRQLPSEMLDGDVVREHLSQGLSFSRKDRDTNVLRIGFVAGLLSRNGVAVVVSAISPYRSTRNMVRERINGFIEVYVKCPIEECERRDVKGLYRKARNGELTAFTGIDDPYEEPLDPEVICYTDIETVNASVEKIIQYLEVAAYIPRLAFDKAYL; encoded by the coding sequence ATGAAAAAGGAAGGATTTACTATATGGCTTACCGGTTACAGCGGCGCCGGTAAAACAACCATCTCAGAGAAGCTCATAGAGGAATTGAAAGGAAGACAGTTGCCCAGTGAAATGCTGGATGGGGATGTTGTTAGAGAACACCTTTCCCAGGGATTATCCTTTTCGCGGAAAGACCGGGACACCAATGTACTGAGGATCGGCTTTGTGGCCGGCTTGCTTTCAAGGAACGGAGTGGCTGTGGTCGTATCTGCCATATCTCCTTATCGCAGTACAAGGAATATGGTACGGGAAAGAATAAACGGGTTCATAGAAGTGTACGTCAAATGCCCCATTGAGGAATGTGAGCGCAGGGACGTGAAAGGGCTTTACAGGAAAGCCCGTAACGGGGAACTGACGGCATTTACCGGCATAGATGATCCATATGAAGAACCCCTGGACCCGGAAGTTATCTGTTATACAGATATTGAAACTGTTAATGCCTCCGTGGAAAAGATCATTCAATACCTGGAAGTAGCCGCCTATATACCCCGGCTCGCTTTTGACAAAGCATACCTGTAA
- the sbnA gene encoding 2,3-diaminopropionate biosynthesis protein SbnA, producing MLDKLKSVQPFIGNTPLRKLSVEGLHVDLYAKLEFGNFAGSIKSRPAFHILYKAIENGIIDQNSTIVESSSGNFAIALAMFSKLLGIDFIPVIDPNINPGYEQLLRYLCRKVIKVTRQDETGGYLLTRLAVVHDLCETQQNVFWPNQYENKHNAQAYYQFMGKEIADSFEQLDYAFIGVSSCGTIAGLSKRLKEEFPGIRIIAIDVEGSVIFMQKPQKRFISGIGSSIVPPLVNHAEIDEVIHLPQTDIIEGCHELVDEHMLFAGASSGASYGAVKKYFKEHPPTGNMPKVVFICPDRGDAYLDTIYNQEWIKVVADAQSLQYSL from the coding sequence ATGTTGGACAAACTTAAATCGGTACAACCTTTTATTGGTAATACCCCCTTGCGTAAGCTCTCTGTTGAGGGATTGCATGTGGACCTGTATGCCAAACTTGAATTCGGGAATTTTGCCGGCAGTATTAAGAGCCGCCCTGCCTTTCATATCCTCTACAAGGCTATTGAAAATGGCATTATAGATCAGAATAGTACCATTGTGGAATCCAGTTCCGGCAACTTTGCCATTGCACTGGCGATGTTCAGTAAGCTTTTAGGAATAGATTTTATCCCGGTAATAGATCCCAATATTAACCCCGGATATGAGCAGTTGCTCAGGTACCTGTGCAGGAAAGTGATCAAGGTGACCAGGCAGGACGAAACCGGCGGTTACCTGCTCACAAGACTGGCAGTAGTACATGACCTCTGCGAAACCCAGCAAAATGTTTTCTGGCCGAACCAATACGAGAACAAACACAATGCCCAGGCCTACTATCAATTTATGGGTAAAGAGATCGCTGACAGTTTTGAGCAGCTGGATTATGCTTTTATTGGCGTCAGCTCCTGTGGTACCATTGCGGGACTATCCAAAAGACTGAAAGAAGAGTTTCCCGGCATCAGGATCATTGCCATTGATGTAGAAGGCTCTGTGATCTTCATGCAGAAACCGCAAAAAAGGTTTATTTCCGGTATAGGATCCAGTATAGTCCCCCCGCTGGTCAACCATGCAGAGATAGACGAAGTTATTCACCTGCCACAGACGGATATTATCGAAGGCTGTCATGAGTTGGTAGATGAGCACATGCTGTTTGCAGGGGCCTCTTCCGGAGCCTCCTATGGTGCCGTGAAAAAGTACTTCAAAGAACATCCGCCAACCGGCAACATGCCTAAAGTGGTTTTCATCTGTCCTGACAGAGGTGATGCCTATCTTGATACTATCTATAATCAGGAATGGATAAAAGTAGTTGCTGATGCGCAATCCTTACAATATAGCTTATGA
- a CDS encoding 2,3-diaminopropionate biosynthesis protein SbnB: protein MLYLNKDAIEYIGIQWKKQLGVIRDTLHVMKDADVAQPVKPYLRYRNVINRIIAMPAYVGGNISMAGIKWIASFPGNLKKGLQRAHSVTILNEADTGIPLCIFNTALISGIRTAAVSGVLLDEYLQLRPMKNKLRIGITGFGPIGQLHLQMLGAVAEGRELDIRIFDLQGVDETRIPTHLKDKVTISDNWEAAYENADIFITCTVSAKPYVNLPPKPGSLQLNVSLRDYVPAYRNWVNMIVVDDWEEVCRENTDIENMHRTTGLGESDTVTLTNVICDHLLDNLDPESVIMFNPMGMAVFDIAIASHYYHLAMEQKAGVLLED, encoded by the coding sequence ATGTTGTACCTGAACAAAGATGCAATAGAATATATAGGCATCCAATGGAAAAAGCAGCTTGGAGTGATACGCGATACCCTGCATGTGATGAAGGATGCGGATGTGGCACAACCTGTAAAACCATACCTGCGCTATCGTAATGTAATAAACCGCATTATCGCCATGCCTGCATATGTTGGAGGCAATATATCCATGGCTGGTATCAAGTGGATCGCCAGTTTTCCGGGTAACCTGAAAAAGGGGCTGCAGCGCGCCCATTCCGTTACCATCCTGAATGAGGCTGATACCGGCATACCGCTTTGCATATTCAACACCGCACTTATCAGCGGTATACGTACGGCCGCCGTTTCAGGTGTGTTGCTGGATGAATACCTGCAGCTGAGGCCCATGAAAAATAAGCTGCGCATTGGTATCACCGGGTTTGGGCCCATCGGGCAGCTACACCTGCAGATGCTGGGTGCAGTAGCAGAAGGGCGGGAACTGGATATACGCATATTTGATCTGCAGGGCGTAGATGAAACACGGATACCAACGCATTTAAAAGACAAGGTTACCATCTCAGACAATTGGGAAGCTGCATACGAGAATGCGGACATATTTATTACCTGTACAGTTTCTGCAAAGCCATATGTAAACCTGCCACCGAAACCGGGTTCATTGCAGTTGAATGTATCTCTCCGGGACTATGTGCCTGCATACAGGAATTGGGTGAATATGATAGTGGTGGATGACTGGGAAGAGGTATGCAGGGAGAATACAGATATTGAGAATATGCACCGGACCACCGGGCTCGGGGAGAGCGACACTGTGACACTTACAAATGTTATCTGTGATCACCTGCTCGACAACCTTGATCCGGAAAGTGTGATCATGTTTAACCCCATGGGAATGGCCGTTTTTGATATTGCCATTGCCAGTCATTACTACCACCTTGCTATGGAACAAAAAGCAGGCGTGCTGCTGGAAGATTAA
- a CDS encoding non-ribosomal peptide synthetase: protein MDAITAYSLSPQQREWLKQYHRMNMPCAQLVMQVNGHINMSWLKGALERVIDQDTIFRTTYTYIKGEEWPVQTLNDTAGFVLLENQVNVPLNEKDRLLKEAADHQFDLENGPLMRVDVIAGPAPEQIVAVTVPALCADFCSLTVLADHIITGYLSFMKGEPGNSHEVLPYLQFSEWQNQLMEAESSEDGHAYWRDLQQAGAPVTLSFDEDPHLKAAYEEDRFSAEMELPGAFDTASLEAGLGVCWQWLLWRFSGEQMVTIGHTNSGRDFTELNYTIGLLSRCMPVAIKPGPEQTFGEALAAYSRALEANDLHKATYIPVRPHFSYSFEFADMHVRFADDAVFDILAREQPSVANKIHLCCIREGDKLQVHFQYNRQAFSRESIGLLAMAYRYMVQQCLPQSDVRLADVGVLPAATIHSLLEQFNDTNRDFPYGSFTVDALWAEQVRLHPDATAVIAGDQRLSYGELQLKANALASYLVQELQITAGDRVALMCGENEKMIIGMLGIIKAGAAYVPLDPENPVARIQYILKDSATRLLITERSLQQVVPDYDGAVICLEDACTTNTTSEHSSLRKTEDPAYVIYTSGTTGQPKGVMIPDRALVNYVCWLQDAFQVGRDDSALLLSSFAFDLGYTSIWGMLLNGGCLHLVPLSDVKEPDTMVAYIVQQGISFIKTTPSLLHVITNAGNVAELGVSALRIMLVGGEPIRVRDLEQMVSVKPDIRLVNHYGPTESTIGTIATLIDTGRFRQYAAQPVIGKPIANSYISILDEHHQPVAPGVAGELCIAGRGLSLGYLNREELTRGKFVPHPFRPGTLMYCTGDQAMWTATGNILFIGRKDDQVKIRGYRVELNEVQQTLLQYNGIRQVAVLALDNEKFGKELTAWYESDSPFTVEQLREYLSARLPEPMVPTYLVWLKKLPLTANGKLDKKALPAITESSDNAAYVAPGNEVEKQMAVIWEMVLGKTMIGIKSNFFDLGGHSLKAIQLASQVHKKFNVKIDLAKIFAYPTIEQLSAFVAGAATRQFNSIPQLQARPYYELSHAQQRLWVLSRFDSGTAAYNVPGAVVLEGPLQVDGFRRSLMTLIARHENLRTVFLTVDETPMQKVLPADATGFELQERDLRGIPDAAAIAETWMKEDADTPFDLGNGPLLRATLIRMGEEQYIFLFTVHHIVSDGWSRGLLTKELMHLYTYYTTGRGNELPALRIQYKDYAAWHTGIFEEQGNYWKQLYRDGIPVLDFPLDFRRPETLTFTGSSLSYMLPADVTAGLRRLAQRRNTTLNNLMFALYGLLISHYSKQDDLVIGSLVSGRNHVDLENVMGVFINFLPVRLTVTGEELLEDYLERTHQTLLQAYKYQDYPFDLMVDNCMSTRDVSRNPFFDTMLVFHAENDLHSRGNDNPDIRMRLYKGAQKDDVRSVLDFKLDVYPAGEELELYFTFNSRLFARERMQTFLQRYVSLLTDVTEQQGQSLLTYLPWAPEPSSLARLPVNICASFVAEPLEEYLNYWSGELNLDLQPRFAPYNQVFQQMIDKDSILYNNKGINVLFIRPEDWLRDNRMLHAAAQQSLLEATCNELMLVAGLSREQGIMPCLVALVPPAADSGLFPDVHATLHKVITTLTEFFGGMPGFYLVDLREAATLYAVEEIFDSKADEAGHMPFTPEYYAVLGTYIARKVRAWKTTPFKVIAVDCDNTMWGGICGEAGAEQVLIDENFSTLQRFLLKKYEEGFLLTIVSKNNEGDVWEVFDKHPGMLLQRSHFAAHRINWNDKAENLRSLAAELNLGPDSFIFLDDSPFEIGQVSAGCPEVLAMQLPEDPGEISAFLDHNWAFDRLHITAEDRERNFMYKAEKARQQAQADVQSLDEFVSSLNIRVHVLPLEEMDIERAVQLTQRTNQFNMNGIQLSISEMMSLTKNASAYNRIIKVEDRFGNYGISGLLLGSIDKDVLALHTFLLSCRVLGRGVEDAVLSDLRQFAVSAGLHTLSARFIPTEKNKPFSAFLERTHWTERKHEGVYTLTLKEK from the coding sequence ATGGATGCGATAACAGCATACAGCTTATCTCCGCAGCAGCGGGAATGGTTGAAGCAATATCACCGGATGAACATGCCATGCGCCCAATTGGTCATGCAGGTGAATGGCCATATTAACATGTCCTGGCTGAAAGGTGCTTTAGAACGGGTGATTGATCAGGATACGATATTCCGTACAACTTATACTTATATAAAGGGAGAGGAATGGCCCGTCCAGACCCTGAATGATACGGCCGGTTTCGTTTTGCTTGAAAACCAGGTGAACGTGCCCTTGAATGAGAAAGACAGATTATTGAAGGAAGCCGCTGATCATCAGTTTGACCTGGAAAACGGACCACTGATGCGCGTGGACGTGATAGCCGGCCCTGCGCCGGAACAAATAGTCGCGGTAACCGTGCCGGCGCTGTGTGCTGATTTTTGCAGCCTTACCGTACTGGCAGACCACATCATAACAGGGTATCTCTCTTTTATGAAAGGAGAACCTGGAAACAGCCATGAAGTGTTGCCCTATCTCCAATTTTCCGAATGGCAAAACCAGCTGATGGAGGCAGAAAGCAGTGAAGACGGCCATGCATATTGGCGGGACCTGCAGCAGGCTGGAGCGCCGGTAACATTATCTTTTGACGAAGACCCGCATCTGAAGGCCGCATATGAGGAAGACCGTTTTTCAGCTGAGATGGAATTGCCTGGTGCTTTTGATACCGCCTCCCTGGAGGCAGGATTGGGTGTATGCTGGCAATGGTTGTTATGGCGTTTTTCGGGAGAACAAATGGTCACTATAGGGCATACCAATTCCGGTCGGGATTTTACAGAACTGAACTATACAATCGGTTTGTTGTCGCGTTGTATGCCGGTTGCCATCAAACCGGGGCCCGAACAGACTTTTGGTGAAGCCCTGGCAGCTTATAGCCGGGCGCTGGAAGCGAATGATCTGCATAAAGCTACCTATATACCTGTTCGTCCGCATTTTTCCTATTCTTTTGAATTTGCCGATATGCATGTTCGCTTCGCGGATGATGCGGTATTTGACATCCTGGCGCGTGAGCAGCCATCAGTGGCAAATAAGATACATCTCTGCTGTATACGCGAAGGAGATAAGTTACAGGTACACTTTCAATATAACCGTCAGGCCTTTAGCAGAGAGAGCATTGGTCTGCTGGCAATGGCATATAGATATATGGTGCAGCAATGCTTGCCGCAATCCGATGTTCGCCTGGCAGATGTAGGTGTATTGCCTGCTGCAACAATACATTCACTCCTGGAACAGTTTAATGACACTAACAGGGATTTCCCCTATGGGTCGTTTACTGTAGACGCATTGTGGGCTGAGCAGGTTCGCCTGCATCCGGACGCTACTGCAGTAATAGCGGGCGATCAGCGGCTGTCTTATGGAGAACTGCAATTAAAAGCGAATGCGCTGGCGTCATATCTGGTACAGGAACTGCAGATCACTGCTGGAGATCGTGTGGCCCTGATGTGCGGAGAAAATGAAAAGATGATCATCGGTATGCTGGGCATCATCAAAGCCGGAGCTGCCTATGTTCCGCTTGATCCTGAGAACCCTGTTGCCCGCATACAATATATTCTGAAGGACAGTGCTACCCGTTTGCTGATCACGGAAAGATCATTGCAACAGGTGGTTCCTGACTATGATGGAGCTGTAATATGTCTGGAAGATGCATGCACAACAAATACTACCAGTGAGCATTCATCTTTAAGAAAGACAGAGGATCCGGCTTATGTTATCTATACCTCCGGAACTACCGGTCAGCCTAAGGGAGTAATGATCCCTGACCGGGCGCTGGTGAATTATGTATGCTGGCTGCAGGATGCGTTTCAGGTAGGCCGCGATGACAGCGCCTTACTGCTTTCGTCTTTTGCGTTTGACCTGGGTTATACAAGCATATGGGGCATGTTGCTGAACGGAGGATGTCTGCACCTGGTACCCTTAAGTGATGTAAAGGAACCGGATACAATGGTTGCATATATTGTACAGCAAGGTATCAGCTTTATAAAAACCACGCCTTCCCTGCTTCATGTAATTACGAATGCCGGCAATGTGGCTGAACTTGGCGTAAGTGCATTGCGGATCATGCTGGTAGGTGGCGAGCCTATCCGGGTAAGGGACCTGGAACAGATGGTGTCCGTTAAACCGGATATCCGGCTGGTGAATCATTATGGTCCCACCGAATCTACTATTGGTACCATTGCCACCCTTATAGACACAGGCCGGTTCAGGCAGTATGCGGCGCAGCCCGTAATAGGAAAGCCCATTGCTAACAGCTATATCTCCATCCTGGATGAGCATCATCAACCCGTGGCGCCGGGTGTTGCGGGAGAACTGTGTATTGCAGGGAGGGGCTTGTCTCTGGGCTACCTGAACCGTGAAGAGCTCACCCGCGGGAAATTTGTACCGCATCCTTTCAGACCAGGTACGCTGATGTACTGCACCGGTGACCAGGCCATGTGGACTGCTACAGGAAACATTTTATTCATTGGCAGAAAGGATGATCAGGTGAAGATACGCGGCTACCGTGTAGAGCTTAACGAAGTACAACAGACCTTATTACAGTACAATGGCATACGCCAGGTGGCGGTGCTTGCCCTGGATAACGAAAAATTTGGTAAGGAACTGACTGCCTGGTATGAAAGCGATAGTCCGTTTACCGTTGAACAATTGCGCGAATATTTATCCGCCCGCCTGCCTGAACCTATGGTGCCCACTTACCTGGTATGGCTTAAAAAGCTGCCGCTAACGGCCAATGGAAAGCTGGATAAGAAGGCATTGCCTGCCATTACCGAAAGCAGCGATAATGCTGCTTATGTGGCTCCGGGGAATGAAGTGGAAAAGCAAATGGCTGTTATCTGGGAGATGGTATTGGGAAAGACCATGATAGGTATAAAATCTAACTTCTTTGACCTGGGAGGGCACAGCCTGAAGGCCATACAGCTGGCCTCACAGGTCCATAAGAAATTCAACGTTAAAATAGATCTCGCTAAGATATTCGCCTATCCTACCATAGAGCAGCTCTCAGCATTTGTAGCAGGAGCAGCAACCCGGCAATTCAATTCCATTCCGCAGTTGCAGGCGCGCCCTTACTATGAACTTTCCCATGCGCAGCAGCGGTTATGGGTGCTTAGCCGGTTTGACAGCGGTACTGCGGCTTATAATGTACCAGGAGCGGTAGTATTGGAAGGACCCTTGCAGGTGGACGGATTCAGGCGCTCGTTAATGACATTGATAGCACGTCATGAAAACTTACGTACTGTTTTCCTTACAGTGGATGAGACGCCCATGCAGAAAGTGCTGCCGGCAGATGCTACGGGTTTTGAATTACAGGAGAGAGATCTTCGTGGAATACCTGATGCTGCTGCTATAGCGGAGACCTGGATGAAAGAAGATGCAGATACCCCGTTCGATCTCGGGAACGGCCCGCTGCTCAGAGCTACTTTGATCCGTATGGGGGAAGAGCAATACATATTCCTTTTTACGGTGCATCATATCGTTAGCGATGGCTGGTCCAGGGGACTATTGACCAAAGAGCTCATGCATCTTTACACATATTATACAACAGGGCGCGGGAATGAGTTGCCGGCGCTTCGCATTCAATATAAAGACTATGCTGCCTGGCATACAGGTATTTTTGAAGAGCAGGGTAATTACTGGAAACAGTTGTACCGGGATGGTATACCCGTGCTGGATTTTCCATTGGATTTCCGTCGCCCGGAAACACTCACGTTTACCGGATCGTCGCTAAGCTATATGCTTCCGGCCGATGTTACAGCGGGGTTAAGAAGGCTTGCACAGCGCCGGAATACCACACTTAACAATCTCATGTTTGCACTATACGGTTTGCTGATCAGCCATTACAGTAAGCAGGATGACCTGGTCATAGGCTCGCTTGTATCAGGCCGTAACCATGTGGACCTGGAAAATGTAATGGGTGTATTCATTAATTTCTTACCTGTTCGCCTCACGGTAACTGGTGAAGAACTGCTGGAAGATTACCTGGAGCGTACGCACCAAACATTGCTGCAGGCTTACAAATACCAGGACTATCCATTTGACCTGATGGTGGATAACTGCATGAGTACGCGCGATGTATCCCGCAATCCATTTTTCGATACAATGCTCGTCTTCCATGCAGAGAATGATCTTCATAGTAGGGGAAATGACAACCCCGATATACGTATGAGGCTGTATAAGGGCGCGCAAAAGGATGACGTCCGTTCAGTACTTGATTTTAAACTGGATGTTTACCCTGCAGGAGAAGAGCTGGAATTGTACTTCACTTTTAACAGCAGGTTGTTTGCCCGGGAACGGATGCAGACATTCCTGCAACGCTATGTGTCATTGTTGACAGATGTTACGGAACAACAGGGACAGTCGCTGCTGACTTACCTGCCATGGGCCCCGGAACCATCTTCGCTTGCCAGGCTGCCGGTAAATATATGCGCTTCCTTTGTGGCAGAACCGCTTGAAGAATACCTGAATTACTGGAGCGGGGAACTGAATTTAGACCTGCAGCCGCGCTTTGCGCCGTATAACCAGGTGTTTCAGCAAATGATTGATAAGGACAGCATACTGTATAATAACAAAGGCATTAATGTTTTATTCATCCGTCCGGAAGACTGGCTGCGCGACAACAGAATGCTGCACGCAGCAGCACAACAATCTCTACTGGAGGCAACCTGCAATGAATTAATGTTGGTGGCCGGATTATCCAGGGAACAGGGTATTATGCCTTGTCTCGTAGCGCTTGTACCGCCTGCAGCTGATAGTGGCCTCTTTCCGGATGTCCATGCAACGCTTCACAAAGTAATTACGACACTTACTGAATTTTTTGGCGGTATGCCGGGGTTTTACCTGGTGGATCTGAGGGAAGCGGCAACACTGTATGCTGTTGAAGAAATATTTGACAGTAAGGCTGATGAAGCAGGTCATATGCCATTTACTCCTGAATATTATGCAGTCCTGGGAACCTACATCGCCAGAAAGGTACGCGCCTGGAAAACCACTCCTTTTAAGGTGATCGCTGTTGACTGTGACAATACCATGTGGGGAGGTATCTGTGGAGAAGCTGGTGCGGAACAAGTATTGATAGACGAAAACTTTTCCACCTTGCAACGGTTTCTGCTGAAGAAGTACGAAGAAGGTTTCCTCCTGACGATAGTATCCAAAAATAATGAGGGGGATGTATGGGAAGTGTTTGATAAACACCCGGGCATGTTACTGCAAAGGTCTCATTTTGCAGCGCACCGGATCAACTGGAATGATAAAGCGGAAAATCTGCGTTCTCTTGCAGCGGAGCTTAACCTGGGCCCGGACAGTTTCATATTCCTGGACGACAGTCCATTTGAGATAGGCCAGGTGTCAGCAGGATGTCCGGAAGTACTGGCCATGCAATTGCCTGAAGACCCGGGGGAGATAAGCGCGTTCCTGGATCATAACTGGGCCTTCGACAGGTTGCATATTACAGCAGAAGACCGTGAGCGCAATTTTATGTACAAGGCGGAAAAGGCAAGACAACAGGCGCAGGCAGACGTTCAAAGCCTGGACGAGTTTGTCAGCTCCCTGAATATCCGGGTACATGTGCTGCCGCTGGAGGAAATGGATATAGAACGTGCTGTACAACTTACTCAGCGCACTAACCAGTTCAACATGAATGGCATTCAGTTAAGCATTTCTGAAATGATGTCACTAACGAAAAATGCGTCCGCATATAACCGTATTATAAAAGTGGAGGATCGTTTCGGAAATTATGGGATATCCGGTCTGCTGCTTGGCAGCATTGACAAGGACGTGCTGGCGCTGCATACATTCCTGCTAAGTTGCCGGGTGCTTGGAAGAGGCGTGGAAGATGCTGTATTATCTGACCTGCGGCAATTTGCTGTATCAGCAGGCCTTCACACATTGTCAGCCCGTTTCATTCCCACTGAAAAAAATAAACCCTTCAGCGCGTTCCTGGAAAGAACGCATTGGACTGAACGTAAACACGAAGGAGTATATACTTTAACACTAAAGGAAAAATAA